A genomic window from Mesorhizobium sp. 131-2-1 includes:
- the secA gene encoding preprotein translocase subunit SecA codes for MVSLGGLARKVFGSSNDRRVKATRPRVEAINAMENEMRALSDAELRGRTEKFRQDIANGASLDDLLIPAFATVREAARRVLGLRPFDVQLIGGMVLHNGGIAEMRTGEGKTLVGTLPVYLNALAGKGVHVVTVNDYLATRDSEWMGRIYKFLGLTVGVIVHGLSDEERRDAYAADVTYATNNELGFDYLRDNMKYERAQMVQRGHSYAIVDEVDSILVDEARTPLIISGPLEDRSEMYNTIDAFMLKLGPADYEIDEKQKTSIFTEEGTEKLENLLRDAGLLKGESLYDVENVAIVHHVNNALKAHRLFQKDKDYIVRNGEIVIIDEFTGRMMPGRRYSEGLHQALEAKEHVAIQPENQTLASVTFQNYFRLYDKLAGMTGTALTEAEEFANIYNLEVTEIPTNLPVVRKDEDDEVYRTVDEKYKAIVKEIRDAREKDQPILVGTTSIEKSEQLAERLRKDGFKNFEVLNARHHEREAAIVAQAGKPGAITIATNMAGRGTDIQLGGNAEMRIAEELGDMPEGPEREAKEKDIREDVARLKEKALAAGGLYVLATERHESRRIDNQLRGRSGRQGDPGRSKFFLSLQDDLMRIFGSERMDGMLQKLGLKEDEAIIHPWINKALEKAQKKVEARNFDIRKNLLKYDDVSNDQRKVVFEQRIELMDGEGLSETIAEMRDGVIEEIVAKNIPENAYAEQWNVAGLKAEVAEFLNLDLPVEEWAKEEGIAEDDIRERITAAAEAAAKERAERFGPDVMSYVERSVVLQTLDHLWREHIVNLDHLRSVVGFRGYAQRDPLQEYKGEAFELFQGMLGNLRQAVTAQLMRVELVRQAAEAPPPAAPDMFGSHIDGTTGEDDFGETALLVRQEASAVVAPENRDPKNPATWGKIGRNEACPCGSGKKYKHCHGAFA; via the coding sequence ATGGTCAGTCTTGGCGGTCTCGCCCGTAAGGTTTTCGGCTCCTCCAACGATCGCCGGGTGAAGGCGACCCGGCCGCGCGTCGAGGCCATCAATGCGATGGAAAACGAGATGCGGGCGCTTTCCGACGCCGAGCTTCGCGGCCGGACGGAAAAATTCCGCCAGGATATCGCCAACGGCGCCTCGCTCGATGATCTCTTGATACCGGCCTTCGCCACCGTGCGCGAAGCCGCTCGCCGCGTGCTTGGCCTGCGCCCCTTCGATGTCCAGCTGATCGGCGGCATGGTGCTGCACAATGGCGGCATCGCCGAGATGCGCACCGGCGAGGGCAAGACCCTGGTCGGCACGCTGCCGGTCTATCTCAACGCGCTGGCCGGCAAGGGCGTCCACGTCGTGACCGTCAACGACTATCTCGCCACCCGCGACTCCGAATGGATGGGCCGCATCTACAAGTTCCTCGGCCTCACCGTCGGCGTCATCGTCCACGGGCTCTCCGACGAGGAGCGACGCGACGCCTACGCCGCCGACGTCACCTACGCCACCAACAACGAGCTCGGCTTCGACTATCTGCGCGACAACATGAAGTATGAGCGCGCCCAGATGGTGCAGCGCGGCCACAGCTACGCCATCGTCGACGAAGTCGATTCCATCCTGGTCGACGAGGCGCGCACGCCGCTGATCATCTCTGGTCCGCTCGAGGACCGTTCGGAGATGTACAACACCATCGACGCCTTCATGCTCAAGCTCGGCCCGGCCGATTACGAGATCGACGAGAAGCAGAAGACCTCCATCTTCACCGAGGAAGGCACTGAGAAGCTGGAGAACCTGCTGCGCGACGCCGGCCTGCTGAAGGGCGAGTCGCTTTACGACGTCGAGAACGTCGCCATCGTCCACCATGTCAACAACGCGCTCAAGGCGCACCGCCTGTTCCAGAAGGACAAGGACTATATCGTGCGCAACGGCGAGATCGTCATCATCGACGAGTTCACCGGCCGCATGATGCCCGGCCGCCGCTATTCGGAAGGCCTGCACCAGGCGCTCGAGGCCAAGGAGCACGTGGCGATCCAGCCGGAGAACCAGACGCTGGCCTCGGTCACCTTCCAGAACTATTTCCGCCTGTACGACAAGCTCGCCGGCATGACCGGCACGGCGCTGACCGAGGCCGAGGAGTTCGCAAACATCTACAATCTCGAGGTCACCGAGATCCCGACCAACCTGCCGGTCGTGCGCAAGGATGAGGACGACGAGGTCTACCGGACCGTCGACGAGAAGTACAAGGCGATCGTCAAGGAGATCAGGGACGCGCGCGAAAAGGACCAGCCGATCCTGGTCGGCACCACCTCGATCGAGAAATCCGAGCAGCTGGCCGAGCGCCTGCGCAAGGACGGCTTCAAGAATTTCGAAGTGCTGAACGCTCGCCACCACGAGCGCGAGGCGGCCATCGTCGCCCAGGCCGGCAAGCCCGGTGCCATCACCATCGCCACCAACATGGCCGGCCGCGGCACCGACATCCAGCTCGGCGGCAACGCCGAGATGCGCATCGCCGAAGAGCTTGGCGACATGCCGGAAGGCCCCGAGCGCGAGGCGAAGGAAAAGGATATCCGCGAGGACGTCGCCCGGCTGAAGGAAAAGGCGCTCGCCGCCGGCGGCCTCTACGTGCTCGCCACCGAGCGCCATGAATCGCGCCGCATCGACAATCAGCTGCGCGGCCGCTCCGGCCGCCAGGGCGACCCCGGCCGCTCGAAATTCTTCCTGTCGCTGCAGGACGATCTGATGCGCATCTTCGGCTCCGAGCGCATGGACGGCATGCTGCAGAAGCTCGGCCTCAAGGAGGATGAGGCGATCATCCATCCCTGGATCAACAAGGCGCTGGAAAAGGCGCAGAAGAAGGTCGAGGCGCGCAACTTCGACATCCGCAAGAACCTGTTGAAGTATGACGACGTCTCCAACGACCAGCGCAAGGTGGTGTTCGAGCAGCGCATCGAGCTGATGGACGGCGAAGGCCTGTCCGAGACGATCGCCGAGATGCGCGACGGCGTCATCGAGGAGATCGTCGCCAAGAACATTCCCGAAAACGCCTATGCCGAGCAGTGGAACGTCGCCGGCCTCAAGGCCGAGGTGGCCGAATTCCTCAACCTCGACCTGCCGGTCGAGGAGTGGGCCAAGGAAGAAGGCATCGCCGAGGACGATATCCGCGAGCGCATCACCGCCGCGGCCGAGGCCGCCGCCAAGGAGCGTGCCGAGCGTTTCGGTCCTGACGTGATGAGCTATGTCGAGCGCTCGGTGGTGCTGCAGACGCTGGACCACCTCTGGCGCGAGCACATCGTCAATCTCGACCATCTGCGCTCGGTCGTCGGCTTCCGCGGCTATGCTCAGCGCGACCCGCTGCAGGAATACAAGGGCGAGGCCTTCGAACTGTTCCAGGGCATGCTCGGCAATCTGCGCCAGGCCGTCACCGCGCAGCTGATGCGCGTCGAGCTGGTCCGCCAGGCGGCGGAAGCCCCGCCGCCCGCGGCCCCCGACATGTTCGGCAGCCATATCGACGGCACCACCGGCGAGGACGACTTCGGCGAGACGGCGCTGCTGGTGCGTCAGGAAGCCAGTGCCGTCGTCGCGCCGGAGAACCGCGATCCGAAGAACCCGGCGACCTGGGGCAAGATCGGCCGCAACGAGGCCTGCCCCTGCGGCTCGGGCAAGAAATACAAGCACTGCCACGGCGCGTTCGCGTAA
- a CDS encoding peptidylprolyl isomerase, with product MTLLFRRASLASLGLAFGLSALSLSPVMAQEAAPAQPAAPAAAAKPVDPNAVVATINGQPLTEADLGLAEGELSQQFQQLPPEQRRAAALSAAIEIRVMAAQAVATGLDKDADFQRRMAFLQQRALHGEMVEKSVVNKVTDAEVRARYDQEIANTPPVNEVHARHILVKTKEEAEAIIKQLDGGADFQKLANEHTSDPSGKSNGGDLGWFGPGQMVPEFDKAAFALEVGKYTKEPVQSQFGWHVIKLEDKRAKQPPAFEEVKDQAKQAVIRDKYFALVKQLRADAKVEIPDANLKKAVETIESGK from the coding sequence ATGACCTTATTGTTCCGCCGCGCGTCGCTCGCCAGCCTTGGCCTGGCATTCGGGCTGTCGGCTCTGTCGCTGTCGCCGGTCATGGCGCAGGAAGCCGCGCCGGCCCAGCCGGCCGCCCCGGCCGCCGCCGCCAAGCCGGTGGATCCGAACGCCGTGGTCGCGACGATCAACGGCCAGCCGCTGACCGAGGCGGACCTTGGGCTTGCCGAGGGCGAGCTGTCGCAGCAGTTCCAGCAACTGCCGCCCGAGCAGCGTCGCGCGGCCGCCCTTTCGGCGGCCATCGAGATCCGTGTCATGGCCGCCCAGGCGGTCGCCACCGGCCTCGACAAGGATGCCGATTTCCAGCGCCGCATGGCCTTTTTGCAGCAGCGCGCGCTGCATGGCGAGATGGTCGAGAAGAGCGTCGTAAACAAGGTGACCGACGCCGAGGTTCGCGCCCGCTACGACCAGGAGATCGCCAACACGCCGCCGGTCAACGAGGTGCATGCCCGTCACATCCTCGTGAAGACGAAGGAAGAGGCCGAGGCAATCATCAAGCAGCTCGACGGCGGCGCCGACTTCCAGAAGCTCGCCAACGAGCACACCAGCGATCCGAGCGGCAAGTCCAATGGCGGCGATCTCGGCTGGTTCGGACCGGGGCAGATGGTGCCGGAGTTCGACAAGGCGGCGTTCGCGCTCGAAGTCGGCAAATACACCAAGGAGCCGGTGCAGTCGCAGTTCGGCTGGCACGTCATCAAGCTCGAGGACAAGCGGGCCAAGCAGCCGCCGGCCTTCGAGGAGGTCAAGGACCAGGCCAAGCAGGCGGTCATCCGCGACAAGTATTTCGCGCTGGTGAAGCAGCTGCGCGCCGACGCCAAGGTCGAGATCCCCGACGCCAACCTGAAGAAGGCGGTCGAGACGATCGAAAGCGGCAAGTAA
- a CDS encoding TetR/AcrR family transcriptional regulator — protein sequence MGTTAGPGRKSIGAKRNPDSAGAILDAAEAVLTEAGYSGFSIEAVARRARAGKPTIYRWWPSKAALLLDVYQRQKRVDVPDTGNLEDDLVGFLKNLFSHWRRTSSGNVFRSLIAEAQSDSHAAAALAGYAAGRRAHTGQLIARAKARGEVAPDVDAEIVADLIASYAWGHLLTNRLDEDEATLRAAVHYVISGISGKRS from the coding sequence ATGGGCACGACTGCCGGCCCCGGCCGCAAATCGATCGGCGCGAAGCGCAACCCCGACAGCGCCGGCGCCATTCTCGACGCCGCCGAGGCGGTGCTGACGGAGGCCGGCTATTCCGGCTTTTCGATCGAGGCGGTGGCGCGCCGGGCGCGGGCGGGAAAGCCGACCATCTATCGCTGGTGGCCGAGCAAGGCCGCCCTGCTGCTAGATGTCTATCAGCGGCAGAAGCGCGTCGACGTCCCCGATACCGGCAATCTCGAGGACGACCTCGTCGGCTTTCTGAAGAACCTGTTCTCGCACTGGCGCCGGACATCGTCCGGCAATGTGTTCAGATCGCTCATCGCCGAAGCGCAGTCGGACAGCCACGCGGCCGCGGCCCTGGCCGGCTACGCGGCCGGACGCCGAGCCCACACCGGCCAATTGATCGCGCGCGCCAAGGCGCGCGGCGAGGTCGCGCCCGATGTCGATGCCGAGATCGTCGCCGACCTGATCGCCTCCTATGCCTGGGGGCATCTGTTGACCAACCGTCTCGACGAAGACGAGGCCACGCTGCGCGCCGCCGTCCACTATGTGATCTCCGGCATTTCCGGCAAGCGTTCATAG